A single region of the Ictalurus punctatus breed USDA103 chromosome 17, Coco_2.0, whole genome shotgun sequence genome encodes:
- the timm50 gene encoding mitochondrial import inner membrane translocase subunit TIM50, translating into MSAVCVYPMCFRLSRGLLRLRSDASASTAAGLIRKLSVGLGKGKESGATEGLAQAILQERLQQQGTQSQPPPIGEGKNSEQQDDQREDKKQKENMAYAKKVVLRLAGLMGLGGAIGVVYIFGSNSVDDHGNKIADEFDNDGPVLQQLKRTFKYFKDYRQMIIEPTSPKLLPDPLKEPYYQPPYTLVLELTDVLLHPEWSLATGWRFKKRPGIDYLFQQLAPLYEIVIFTSETGMTAFPLVDSIDPQGFVMYRLFRDATRYMEGHHVKDVSCLNRDTSKVIIVDCKREAFSLQPFNGLALRKWDGNSEDRTLYDLAAFLKTIAMNGVEDVRTVLENYAHEEDPIEAFKRRQAQLALEEEQRLADISQQKKQGLSLGTIAGRFWSRKQQ; encoded by the exons ATgtcggcagtgtgtgtgtatcccaTGTGTTTTCGGCTGAGCCGGGGCCTCCTCAGGCTGAGAAGTGATGCGTCGGCTTCCACAGCGGCGGGTTTAATCAGAAAACTCTCTGTTGGACTGGGAAAAGGTAAAGAAAGCGGCGCCACAGAGGGGCTAGCTCAGGCTATACTACAGGAGCGACTTCAGCAGCAGGGTACTCAG AGTCAACCTCCTCCTATAGGGGAGGGAAAGAACTCCGAGCAGCAGGATGATCAAAGAGAAGACAAGAAGCAGAAAGAGAACATGGCGTATGCAAAGAAGGTGGTGCTTCGCTTGGCGGGGCTTATGGGACTCGGGGGCGCAATCGGCGTGGTCTACATCTTCG GTAGCAACTCGGTAGATGATCATGGAAATAAG ATAGCAGATGAGTTTGATAACG ACGGACCCGTTCTCCAGCAGCTCAAGAGAACtttcaaatatttcaaagattacAGACAG ATGATCATTGAACCCACAAGTCCAAAGCTTCTACCCGACCCACTGAAGGAGCCCTATTACCAGCCTCCATACACCCTGGTGCTAGAGCTCACCGACGTTCTGCTTCATCCCGAATGGTCG ttggcCACAGGCTGGCGTTTCAAGAAGCGACCAGGCATCGACTACCTATTCCAGCAACTAGCGCCACTTTACGAGATTGTCATCTTCACATCCGAAACTGGCATG ACGGCGTTCCCGCTGGTTGACAGCATAGACCCACAGGGCTTTGTCATGTACCGTCTCTTCCGGGATGCCACTCGCTACATGGAGGGCCATCATGTCAAG gACGTGTCTTGTCTGAACAGAGACACCTCTAAAGTAATTATAGTGGACTGCAAGCGAGAGGCCTTCAGCCTGCAGCCCTTCAACGGCTTGGCACTGCGCAAGTGGGACGGCAACTCGGAGGACCGCACGCTCTACGACTTGGCTGCCTTTCTTAAAA CAATTGCGATGAACGGCGTGGAGGATGTGCGTACGGTCCTGGAAAACTACGCCCACGAGGAAGACCCCATTGAAGCGTTTAAAAGGAGACAAGCACAGCTCGCACTG gaggaggagcagaGGCTGGCGGATATTTCTCAGCAGAAGAAGCAGGGCTTATCTTTAGGCACCATTGCAGGCCGTTTCTGGTCCCGCAAGCAGCAGTGA